The Chryseobacterium nakagawai genome has a segment encoding these proteins:
- a CDS encoding AraC family transcriptional regulator, protein MKKNHIHIYSEHDSFPNSTLENFYINYYQDVNLKNTNRLTIHQHTYYEIIWVEKGSGIHTIDFVDYHYSGPCIFLLHPRNAHKIQKDILSSGGVIKFNEHFFTNDEPASKFLLKFAVFNDIDVLPVLNLSISEAKKIKYLFEIIFAEINERQIPMTTLVLSLLKSLLLKIYQIKKESFPIDNLYNPASIRYQEFQELVEKYFKHQHTLTFYSEKLKFSTRTLNELCKKNSHKTAHQLIKDRLLLEAKRMLTYTDFSVKEIAFQLGFDDSSYFTRFFIVNTQMSPTAFRKLNS, encoded by the coding sequence TTGAAAAAGAATCACATTCATATTTATTCTGAACACGATAGTTTTCCTAACAGCACATTGGAAAACTTTTATATTAACTATTACCAGGATGTAAATCTTAAAAATACGAATAGACTTACTATACATCAACATACTTATTACGAAATTATCTGGGTAGAAAAAGGAAGTGGAATACATACAATTGATTTTGTTGATTACCATTATTCTGGTCCGTGTATTTTCTTATTACACCCAAGGAATGCTCATAAAATTCAAAAGGATATATTATCTTCTGGTGGAGTTATCAAATTCAATGAGCATTTTTTTACCAATGATGAGCCTGCTTCAAAATTCTTATTAAAATTTGCCGTTTTTAATGATATTGATGTTCTTCCGGTTCTTAATTTATCTATATCTGAAGCAAAAAAAATCAAATATCTTTTTGAAATTATTTTTGCTGAAATCAATGAAAGGCAAATTCCGATGACAACATTAGTTTTAAGTCTCTTAAAGTCTCTATTGTTAAAGATATACCAAATCAAAAAAGAAAGTTTCCCGATTGATAACCTTTATAACCCAGCTTCTATCCGGTATCAGGAATTTCAGGAATTGGTAGAAAAATATTTCAAGCATCAGCATACCCTCACTTTTTATAGTGAGAAGCTTAAGTTTTCAACCAGAACCTTAAATGAATTGTGTAAAAAGAATAGCCATAAAACAGCTCATCAATTAATCAAAGACAGACTTTTATTGGAAGCTAAAAGGATGTTGACTTATACTGATTTTTCTGTCAAAGAAATTGCTTTTCAATTAGGTTTTGATGATTCTTCATATTTTACCAGGTTTTTTATTGTAAATACTCAGATGAGTCCTACGGCATTCAGAAAGCTAAACTCTTAG
- a CDS encoding DUF1569 domain-containing protein, protein MKKNLLKKEAADLIIARVKNLSAIHQPQWGTMTASEMLHHCNSCNRQILEESRGNKKTQIKQYLLRILALYIAPDFKKNIQGEPEHNAKGKTNEFDFEKYRNEFVNLINKFPGNTRSLTLSHPAFGNISTHEWGIAAYKHMDHHLRQFGV, encoded by the coding sequence ATGAAAAAAAATCTTTTAAAAAAGGAAGCTGCTGATCTTATTATTGCAAGAGTTAAGAATTTATCAGCAATTCACCAACCTCAATGGGGAACCATGACAGCCAGTGAAATGCTTCATCATTGCAATTCCTGCAACCGGCAAATCTTGGAAGAAAGCAGAGGTAATAAAAAGACTCAAATAAAACAGTACCTGTTGAGAATTCTCGCTCTTTATATCGCTCCCGATTTTAAAAAGAATATCCAAGGTGAACCGGAACATAATGCCAAAGGCAAAACAAATGAGTTTGATTTTGAAAAGTATAGAAATGAGTTTGTTAATTTAATTAATAAATTCCCTGGCAATACTCGCTCTTTAACCCTTTCTCACCCTGCTTTTGGAAATATTTCAACCCACGAATGGGGCATAGCAGCATACAAGCACATGGATCATCATTTGAGACAATTCGGAGTCTGA
- a CDS encoding erythromycin esterase family protein — protein sequence MKLKLSFILIIFFIAIRAQSKNDLNSEEKEYISKFIYPIKTFNPEESDNNDLLILNKLIGNSTIVGLGESTHGSSQVYQMKYRISKYLIAHKNFNVFSLEANMPESFLMNQYIQEGKGNPKDILKGMYFWLWQTEETLNFVEWLKKYNENHDSKVFFDGFDMQYAKGAIDQIRKIYQENHWPEQEINELETALKENNRGFRTYSKKGQNTISEYLFLIKQKSISIKNPEEKSRFLQNADIIRQYIGLSFIKRDQFMAENVQWMKENYQNSKVIVSAHNYHIAKLKSDRMGYWINEMFSKDFVNFGFAFYEGTYSASIDGKLGTYNSERARPGTLEYKLNSLDIPIFILDLKAIRKDDNKLGHWVLKDILFRKTGSGTDKNEFKKTNVANSFDYLIFINKSTNSKLLNSISK from the coding sequence ATGAAATTGAAATTATCTTTTATTTTGATTATATTTTTTATAGCGATCAGGGCACAATCAAAAAATGATTTAAACTCTGAAGAGAAAGAATATATTTCAAAGTTTATATATCCAATAAAGACTTTTAATCCGGAAGAAAGCGACAATAATGATTTGCTGATCTTAAACAAATTAATTGGAAATTCTACAATAGTAGGATTAGGAGAATCTACTCACGGTTCGAGTCAAGTGTATCAAATGAAATATAGGATAAGCAAATATTTGATAGCTCATAAAAATTTCAATGTCTTTTCGCTCGAAGCCAATATGCCTGAAAGCTTTTTAATGAATCAATATATTCAGGAAGGAAAAGGGAATCCAAAAGATATTCTAAAAGGGATGTATTTTTGGCTGTGGCAAACCGAAGAAACTTTAAATTTTGTTGAATGGTTAAAAAAATATAATGAAAATCATGATTCAAAAGTATTTTTTGATGGTTTTGATATGCAGTATGCAAAAGGAGCGATAGATCAGATAAGAAAAATATATCAGGAAAATCACTGGCCCGAACAAGAGATTAATGAACTTGAAACTGCTTTAAAAGAAAACAATAGAGGCTTTAGAACTTATTCTAAAAAAGGTCAAAACACTATATCTGAGTATCTGTTTTTAATAAAACAAAAATCTATCTCAATAAAAAATCCAGAAGAGAAATCGCGTTTCCTGCAAAATGCAGATATTATCAGACAATATATCGGACTCAGTTTTATTAAGAGGGACCAATTTATGGCGGAGAATGTTCAATGGATGAAAGAAAACTATCAGAATTCTAAAGTAATTGTCTCGGCTCATAATTATCATATTGCCAAGTTAAAATCAGATAGAATGGGGTATTGGATAAATGAAATGTTTAGTAAAGATTTTGTAAATTTTGGATTTGCCTTTTATGAAGGTACTTATTCTGCAAGTATTGATGGTAAACTAGGTACTTATAACTCAGAAAGAGCAAGGCCGGGAACATTAGAATATAAGCTTAATTCACTCGATATTCCAATTTTTATTTTGGATTTAAAAGCAATCAGAAAGGATGACAACAAACTTGGCCATTGGGTATTGAAAGATATTCTATTTCGTAAAACGGGATCAGGGACAGATAAAAATGAATTCAAAAAAACAAATGTTGCTAATTCTTTTGACTATTTGATATTCATCAATAAGTCAACCAATTCAAAACTTTTAAATAGTATTTCAAAATAA
- a CDS encoding MBL fold metallo-hydrolase, with protein sequence MKKICTACGTQFPEGYHLTLCTICSEERQYVPMEGQFWTTHEKLSETYKTNILKIREDLYEITVTPRFAIGQRAFLVLSENGNILWDCIPLLDQHVINFINEKGGINAIAISHPHYYSNMNDWAQQFSCPVYLNEFDKEYIVENGEYIHLWSGRSFRLWDDITIENIGGHFNGSSVLMLNNDPKNGVMLCGDTMYLSPSMKFFAIMYSYPNRIPLERSEIVRIKKRLSELSFDSVYGFYSYQNLTINAKDILEKSIEQYLK encoded by the coding sequence ATGAAAAAAATATGTACGGCTTGTGGGACTCAGTTTCCGGAAGGTTATCATTTGACGTTGTGTACAATATGTTCAGAGGAAAGGCAATATGTACCTATGGAAGGACAGTTCTGGACAACGCATGAAAAATTATCAGAAACGTATAAAACCAACATTCTGAAAATCAGAGAAGATCTTTATGAGATTACAGTTACCCCAAGATTTGCCATAGGACAAAGAGCTTTTCTGGTTCTTTCAGAAAATGGTAATATTCTTTGGGATTGTATTCCTTTATTAGACCAACATGTAATCAATTTTATCAATGAAAAAGGAGGAATAAATGCCATCGCTATCTCTCATCCTCATTACTACAGTAACATGAATGATTGGGCGCAGCAATTTAGCTGTCCTGTTTATCTTAATGAATTTGATAAAGAATATATTGTTGAAAATGGAGAATATATCCATCTTTGGTCTGGTAGATCATTTAGATTATGGGATGATATAACAATTGAAAATATTGGTGGTCATTTCAATGGAAGTAGTGTATTGATGCTGAATAATGATCCGAAGAATGGAGTGATGCTTTGTGGAGACACCATGTATCTTTCACCGAGTATGAAATTTTTTGCTATAATGTACAGTTATCCTAATAGAATTCCTTTAGAGAGATCTGAAATAGTAAGGATAAAAAAACGTCTTTCAGAATTGAGTTTTGATTCTGTTTATGGTTTCTATAGTTATCAAAATCTGACCATAAATGCTAAAGATATTCTTGAAAAGTCTATAGAGCAATATTTGAAGTAA
- a CDS encoding RDD family protein — protein sequence MNYTKGKLITYSSLLTLLLGILTSIIFYNFYKGETINGWISYFYLLKPLYLFKAPLETPFNLWETIIYFILFLGIIFYLKTKGKEKRLLGFVFSVVLINNIMLVLFGIFNSLYFSFNPPSEISLEGQSTAIASIIQLLIQIGYSIVSFMVLRKIKQENEKERTTSAEAPKYTAQWQRGFHLLIDSLVMIAVFTNFVLGFSFTLKNNDIFQSYFNNYWGLAVIIVLIRLVFYPVFEFYFGSTPAKFLTESRVVDQNNNQPGFKTIFKRSLYRSIPFDSLSFFSKKGWHDSFSETSVITEKKEGVHPKQFLWILAFAVPVLTYHYFIKEKISDYKYTQLSEKEEGYDEQWYAHSRNNINTNQLYVVQAMDYAPDNNVLGLKIEKIKGDDVEVKKIKLMDGFSNDFWGVKMDYDRQVDTAQVYTISRMKLENLFPQNNMEKHKGVHAQDLFNNGVRYNFNNVYEVNVPYFDLGNTFYDTQQETQSNSGKLIIGNRGKSGRVISVKNIKGDIVWKDHFPVNFGAAKGNTEEKIVLKTNYSTKTKNSTSEITVKDSLNNQQNYILEINEGVLKIFRVK from the coding sequence ATGAATTATACTAAAGGGAAACTCATTACTTATTCTTCTTTACTGACCCTTTTATTAGGAATACTTACCAGTATTATTTTTTATAATTTTTATAAAGGTGAAACAATAAACGGCTGGATCTCATATTTTTATCTGTTGAAGCCTTTATACCTGTTTAAAGCGCCTTTAGAAACTCCTTTTAATCTGTGGGAAACCATTATTTATTTTATTCTCTTTCTTGGGATTATTTTTTACCTGAAAACCAAAGGAAAAGAAAAAAGATTGCTTGGGTTTGTTTTTTCTGTGGTACTGATAAACAATATCATGTTAGTGCTTTTCGGAATTTTTAATAGTTTATATTTTTCTTTTAACCCTCCGTCAGAAATTTCTTTGGAAGGCCAATCTACAGCTATAGCTTCAATAATACAACTTCTGATTCAGATAGGTTATAGTATTGTGAGCTTCATGGTTCTTAGAAAGATCAAACAGGAAAATGAAAAAGAAAGAACAACTTCTGCTGAAGCCCCGAAATATACTGCTCAATGGCAAAGAGGGTTCCATTTGCTGATTGACAGCTTGGTAATGATAGCTGTGTTTACAAATTTTGTTTTGGGATTTTCCTTCACTTTAAAGAACAATGACATTTTCCAAAGCTACTTTAATAATTATTGGGGTTTGGCAGTCATCATTGTTTTGATCAGGCTGGTTTTTTATCCCGTTTTTGAATTTTATTTTGGATCAACGCCAGCGAAATTCTTAACAGAATCAAGAGTGGTAGATCAAAATAATAATCAACCTGGATTTAAGACTATTTTTAAAAGAAGCCTTTATAGAAGTATCCCTTTTGATTCTCTCTCTTTTTTTAGCAAAAAGGGATGGCATGATTCATTTTCTGAAACCTCTGTTATCACAGAAAAAAAAGAAGGAGTACATCCAAAACAGTTTTTGTGGATTCTGGCTTTTGCTGTTCCGGTTCTCACTTATCATTATTTTATTAAAGAAAAAATAAGCGACTATAAATATACTCAGCTTTCAGAAAAAGAAGAAGGATATGATGAACAATGGTATGCTCACAGCAGAAATAATATTAACACCAATCAACTTTATGTAGTTCAGGCTATGGATTATGCTCCTGATAACAATGTCTTAGGTTTAAAGATAGAAAAAATCAAAGGAGATGATGTAGAAGTAAAAAAAATAAAGCTGATGGATGGTTTTAGCAATGATTTTTGGGGAGTGAAAATGGATTATGATCGTCAGGTTGATACTGCTCAGGTTTATACCATATCCCGTATGAAACTGGAAAATTTATTTCCACAAAATAATATGGAAAAACATAAGGGAGTCCATGCTCAGGATCTGTTCAATAACGGAGTAAGATATAATTTTAACAATGTATATGAAGTAAATGTTCCCTATTTCGATCTGGGAAATACCTTTTATGATACCCAGCAGGAAACTCAAAGTAATAGTGGTAAATTGATCATCGGAAACAGAGGGAAAAGTGGAAGAGTTATTTCTGTTAAAAATATAAAAGGTGACATTGTCTGGAAAGATCATTTTCCGGTAAATTTTGGTGCTGCAAAAGGGAATACTGAAGAAAAAATTGTATTAAAAACCAATTATTCAACTAAAACGAAAAATAGTACCTCTGAAATTACAGTAAAAGATTCTCTAAATAATCAACAAAATTATATTTTAGAAATTAATGAAGGGGTTTTAAAAATTTTTAGGGTAAAATAA